The Victivallis sp. Marseille-Q1083 DNA window TGATGATCCGGCCGGCAGCCGCAAGTCGGCCGGTCCGGCTGGAACCAACTGGACCTATATCACCAACAATCTCAACCAATATTCGGCATTGAACAAAGCCGGAACTGTTCAGAACCCGACCTATGACAAGGATATGGAAAGCTATTGAACAGGCAAATGCAGCAAGGCCGGGAATTACGGGATTTATTTAGAAAATGTTGCAGTGTATATTAAAAGGAGATGGTATGATAAATAACTGACGTTCGCGGAATCAGCTTTCTGCGTGTAATTTATGGCGATTAACTTACACGTTTGGAAGCGGACAGGTTGCAGACTGAATGTTTCAATGAGGCGCATCAGAAACGATGACGACCCCGGAAAGGAGATTAGTCAGATCTGTAAACCAGAGCGCCACCGTAGAGAGCGACTGATTAATCGACTACTCTGTATGGGAGGATGGTGAGGCCGTGACAGCAGTTCCGCTTCGATTCGTGAAAAACGAATGGAGGCAGAGAATGATGACAAGTTTTGTTGGAGTGGATTTGCACCGGAACAATTTTACTTATTGCATCCGGGTAAATGGGGAAGAACGGAAAATCGGCAAGTGTGAGATTACCGAACTGAAGGGCTTTGCCGCAATGCTCGGTCCGAACACGGCGATGGCGGTGGAGGCGACCGGAAATACGTTCATGTTTTGCAGCTCGCTGAAAGCTCATGTCGGGCGACTGGTGGTGGTGAATCCATCACAGTTCAAAGTCATCAGCATGTCCACCAAAAAGACGGACAAACATGACGCAAAAGTGTTGGCGGAGTTCCTGGAAAAGGATATGCTTCCGGAGGTAAGAGTGAAAGACGATTTGCAGGCGAAAATTTCAAGTCTGACGCAGACCAGGGAAAAACTGGTTCAGTTGCGTACCGTATTGAAAAACAAAGTCAACAATCTGTTAGCAGCTAACTTCATCGTGCTGAAACGGGAAGAACTGTCCACGGAGAAAGGGCTTTTGAAAGCATTGAGTTATCACTTCGACCCGATCACCGACACGGAAATGCTGGTGGTTGTCGAACAGATTCGCAGTCTGAACAAAAGCATTGAAAAACTGGATAAGGCGATTGAGGATCACGGCAGCAAGATGGACGGCTTCGACAACCTGAAATCCATCAAGGGAATCGGCTCGAAAGGTGCGGCGATCCTGTTGGCAACCATCGGCAATATCGCTGATTTCCGATCGGCAAAGCAGTTGGCCGCTTATATCGGAATCGTCCCCAGAGTGAGCAATTCAAATGACACGGTTTGCCACGGAAGAATCACGAAGAGCGGCAGCAAGATCGCCAGAACCGCTTTGGTGCAATGCGCTTTGATCGCCAAACGCTACAGCCCGTATCTCAATGCCTTTCATGAATCGGTAAAAAGTCGGCGGGGAGGTGCGAAAGCCAATATCGCCTTGGCTCGCAAATTCCTCGATATCGTGTATAGAACATTAAAAAACAATTGGATGTTTGAGAATTTTACTCAATTCAAGCTCGTAAAAAATTGAGTTTTTCTCGACATCGAAGTGGAAATTTATCATGGGAGTATGATATGCGCAACTTTATTATATACATATTCTTTGATTATATCATTCTCATTGGCTTAATAGTTGCGGTTTCATTATTGGTGTGCCATTCTGTAAATAATGGGTTGGAACTTAAGGTAATTGCGGCAACAACCCTATTTATTACGCCAGGGTGGATATTGTTGAGCTGTTGTAATAAAATGACATTTTTTAAAAATTATATGGGTTATCATCCTATTTCTATCAAACAAATAAAGAAAAAAATTGATAAAAATAAAGAATATTTCCAATTCTCTTACGTTTTTATTTGGGGGATCCATATATTATTAACCATTATTTTAGGGTGCATAACTGTTATTTTTGTTTTTTTATATTTCCAACTAGTCTCCCAATATATACAGTTGGCGCAATCTTAATGACATTAATATACTTTTATCGTATTATTTATTTTTATTATGTGTATGGTTATAAATTTCATAAATCATTGGGAAATAAATTTACTGTAAATAATTTTGTCTCTAAGAGCACAAAAGCATTGCGTCAATGTGATATTGTTCTCTCACAAGAAATTGGCAAATATTATTTTTCACAAAAATTAGATTATAAAAATGGTTATCGCTGGTTTTTCTTAACGTGGTTTTCTGCCAAAACACCAATTCCTGATGAATTACAACAATATATAGATTCACGGGATAAAGCATTGATAAGTTTATTTCGACCTGATCCCAATGCGGAAGATCCTTTGGAAAAAGCTCTTTTTCCGTTGTGGGCATATATTTACTGGACGCTTATCGGTAACGACGATGACGTAAGAGAAAAATATTATCAGGAAGCCGCAAAAATCGGATTTGATGATACGCAATGGCAATTATTTTGCCCGAAACAGATATCTGCAACAGCATAAATAAAGGGTGGAAAAATGAAACGCGTTTTATGGTTTCCCATGGGATTATGTCTATTATTGTGTGATATTGCTCATGCAGATAAATTACCTGAATCTAAGACTGATCTTCCCATAATAACAATTACTTCTTTACCTGAAAATGTCAAGCTTATCGTCGGAATGACCGACGATAAGGCTTACCTGCCTCGCGTTCAAGCCATACATGCACTGGGTAGAAATCTGCCGCAGGACCAGATTGATGCTTTCTATAATTTTCTCTTTCAAAAGCTTGAAGATCAGGAACTGCCGGATCTGGAGTTCAACGGCTTGAAAAATGAATTGACCTGGGCATTGATCTGGCAGGAGAGAGTTCCCAAAGAGCTAGCCAAACATCTCGATACCATGTTCCGGGATAAATCCTATGATGTGACTTGGCGGGATTACTGCGTCCAATTTTTCGGCAAGTATTATCGTTACGTCGGAGAAGCCGACCGCAAAATCCTGAAAGCCGGGCTGGAAGAAGCCTTGAACGAATGGCAGAACCGGATCGCCGGAACTGCCGGTTATATGCTCTGGCAGATGTCCGACTATCCCGGATTCGACAAGCAGGCGATCATGGACAGGATTGTCGAAGTATTGAATCAGCCGGATTGTTCCAATGCTTCCAAATTACCCTTGCTGCAAGCCTGCGGAGAAGCCGGAGACAAACGCGCCTTGCCGCAGGCCCGGGAGCTGATGAAAACCAGCAAAGACATTATGCTCCGAGCGTCAGCCATCGCCGCCGTCGGTTATTTGGGCGACGCCACGGACATTCCCTGTCTCGAAAACCTGAGTAAGCAAACCGATCCCCGCGTACAAAAACCGGCCCAAGCCGCTTTAGAGAAAATCAATCTCAGAAGTAAAGAATGACTGTCTTGAATCTCAGAACTGTCAATCTGTATACCTATACCGGTACGGCCGCTGGAATATCGACAATTATTACAATGAAAATAGAAGTAGCAAACAAGTAATATGAAGGCAGTAAATGAAAAAATTTGGTTTTACGGAAATCGTGATTATTAACACTTTCGTTTTTGCAGCGATAGTAGGGACTATTATTCTTTCAGTTACAACGATGTCCATGATGCATGATATCATAAAAGGTAAAGAACAAATATTAAATAATTATAATCAAAATGAAAATGCAATATAAATAACTCCGCAATACGTTTTGTATGAATCAAAGTCATTAGTTGAAGCAATTTTTTATTCATCAATCTTTTATTTATGTATATTTATTTTATCAATAGTATCGCTTATAATTAATGTAATTACGATTTATAATCAGAGAAAAATAATTCATAACTTTAATAAAAATAATTTATCAAGATAAATGAATAATAATAACAACAAATGCAGTTATATACTCAATAGACAAACCTGTTTGTTTTTATAAAAGATATGTGAGCTTGTCATGATGGACAAATATGATGCCAATCCGATAGCAGAAGCCGCTCTATTCGAGCGGCGCAAACAAGTATCATTTATATCGAAGTAGTAAAGGTTGTAATTATGCAAAAATCGATTCTCTTGCCGGAGAGTATCCCGAGAAGCTCATACAAAGGTATTCATGGAGAAAAAACTCTTGCAAAATGATGACGAAAAGCAGTAGTTGCGATACAATTTTTCAAACCGTTGCTTCGGGATATCGTGTCATCGCATTACGCGCTGGTAAAGCTTGCGGATGCAGTAGCCTGAATATTGCGTAAATTTTCAAAAACAAAGAGGCAGATTCTCGACTAACGTATTATATTGTAATATCTTACATCACAATATAACGCCGAGGTCTGCCAATGACAAAATGTAATGTTTCGATTCCGGTCTTTCAAGGTCCGAAAAGCAGAAAAATTGAATTCAATTTCGCCGGTGGAGATATCAGCAGTGACGGCGGGTTGCTTTTTGTGAAAGAATTCGACCGCAAACTCGGTTTGACCCGGCGCGCCGGTAACCTGCTGGATTCTTTTGATATTCGACAGCCCGGAAAAGTTGAGCATTCCTATCTGAGCATGCTTCGTCAACGAGTTTTTGGTTTGGTTGCCGGCCATGAAGATCTCAATGACCATCATGAATTGCGAACTGATCCGCTGATTCAAACTGTTGTCGGTCGTGATCGTCAACTCGCCACTCCAAGCACTTTATGTCGATTCGAAAATGGAATCGATCGTCGTGCTTGCGTAGATTTGAGCCGATTGTTTGTCGAATTCTTTATCGAAAGTTTTTCCACGCCGCCTCGAGAATTGATTCTTGATTTCGATGCTACCGATGACCTCACTTACGGGATGCAGGAAAATCGCTTTTTTCATGGCTATTATGACCACTATTGCTTTTTGCCGTTGTATGTTTTCTGCGGGGATCAATTGCTTGTGGCTTATTTGCGTCCATCAAAAATTGATGCGGCCAAGCATGCCTGGGCGATTCTCTCGCTACTGGTAAAGCGCTTTCGGCAGAAATGGCCGAAGGTTAAGATTATTTTCCGGGGAGACAGTGGCTTTTGTCGGCAGAAAATGCTGAACTGGTGTGATAAAAATGAGGTCAAATATATTGTCGGATTGGCGAAAAATCCACGTTTGCTGGAATTATCAAAAGATCTTCAAGTGAAAGCGGAAGCACTTTACAACGAAACACATGAAAAAGCAAAACTGTTTACTCAGTTCGAATATGCGGCAGGAACTTGGAAATACCCGCGCCGGGTGATTGCCAAAGCGGAATTCAACTCCCCCGGACCGAATAAT harbors:
- a CDS encoding HEAT repeat domain-containing protein encodes the protein MKRVLWFPMGLCLLLCDIAHADKLPESKTDLPIITITSLPENVKLIVGMTDDKAYLPRVQAIHALGRNLPQDQIDAFYNFLFQKLEDQELPDLEFNGLKNELTWALIWQERVPKELAKHLDTMFRDKSYDVTWRDYCVQFFGKYYRYVGEADRKILKAGLEEALNEWQNRIAGTAGYMLWQMSDYPGFDKQAIMDRIVEVLNQPDCSNASKLPLLQACGEAGDKRALPQARELMKTSKDIMLRASAIAAVGYLGDATDIPCLENLSKQTDPRVQKPAQAALEKINLRSKE
- a CDS encoding IS1380 family transposase, with amino-acid sequence MTKCNVSIPVFQGPKSRKIEFNFAGGDISSDGGLLFVKEFDRKLGLTRRAGNLLDSFDIRQPGKVEHSYLSMLRQRVFGLVAGHEDLNDHHELRTDPLIQTVVGRDRQLATPSTLCRFENGIDRRACVDLSRLFVEFFIESFSTPPRELILDFDATDDLTYGMQENRFFHGYYDHYCFLPLYVFCGDQLLVAYLRPSKIDAAKHAWAILSLLVKRFRQKWPKVKIIFRGDSGFCRQKMLNWCDKNEVKYIVGLAKNPRLLELSKDLQVKAEALYNETHEKAKLFTQFEYAAGTWKYPRRVIAKAEFNSPGPNNRFIVTNLDDDGQYLYEKVYCARGEMENRIKEQQLDLFADRTSCHDFAANQFRLLLSSLAYILMERFRALLLTGTQFAEATCGSIRLYLVKIGAIIRRNTRKIYVALSSACPNQELLRLIAAKIIAWE
- a CDS encoding IS110 family transposase — encoded protein: MTSFVGVDLHRNNFTYCIRVNGEERKIGKCEITELKGFAAMLGPNTAMAVEATGNTFMFCSSLKAHVGRLVVVNPSQFKVISMSTKKTDKHDAKVLAEFLEKDMLPEVRVKDDLQAKISSLTQTREKLVQLRTVLKNKVNNLLAANFIVLKREELSTEKGLLKALSYHFDPITDTEMLVVVEQIRSLNKSIEKLDKAIEDHGSKMDGFDNLKSIKGIGSKGAAILLATIGNIADFRSAKQLAAYIGIVPRVSNSNDTVCHGRITKSGSKIARTALVQCALIAKRYSPYLNAFHESVKSRRGGAKANIALARKFLDIVYRTLKNNWMFENFTQFKLVKN